A section of the Bryobacteraceae bacterium genome encodes:
- the cutE gene encoding apolipoprotein N-acyltransferase yields MRLPWLLAAGSCLTGLLLAALFPPIGWPALAPLALVPLLFSLAHEPRAGRRFLAGWAAGALFWILVCGWIRDVLANYGGLNHVLSWVALALFALAKGLHLAVFATLAGPLMRRGWAIPAVAALWTGIERTHGPLGFAWLALGNAGIGMDVPMRLAPWIGVYGLSFVFAMIAAAVAAMWLRRRRVELLWLSPLLLLWILPPLDRRSVYDREAVALQPNVAADARWDEHSLRDTTRRLAFRTLQAALDPARPPASLILWPEVPAPFYYYDDPQFRREVTDTARLARAPFLFGTVAYTPGHEPLNSAVLLDAAGRLAGRYDKARLVPFGEFVPAGFRWIRKISSEAGDYAAGEGARVLQAGDHGLGVFICYESAFPDYVRQFAAQGAEVLVNLTNDGYFGRSAARAQHLLLARMRAVENRRWLLRAANDGITASIDPSGQVWARLPEQELRAARLPFRFLSTRTFYTRHGDWFAWLCLAAGLGAFAATMIPVYRPLE; encoded by the coding sequence ATGCGACTTCCCTGGCTTCTGGCGGCCGGCTCCTGCCTGACGGGCCTGTTGCTGGCTGCGCTGTTTCCGCCCATCGGCTGGCCGGCGCTCGCGCCGCTGGCGCTGGTTCCGCTGCTGTTTTCGCTTGCTCATGAGCCGCGCGCAGGCCGCCGATTCCTGGCCGGCTGGGCCGCGGGAGCGCTTTTCTGGATCCTCGTCTGTGGCTGGATCCGTGACGTCCTGGCGAACTACGGCGGCCTGAACCATGTCCTGAGCTGGGTGGCGCTGGCGCTGTTTGCGCTGGCCAAGGGGCTGCATCTGGCCGTCTTCGCCACGCTTGCCGGCCCGCTGATGCGCCGCGGGTGGGCCATCCCGGCAGTGGCCGCCCTGTGGACAGGAATCGAAAGAACGCATGGCCCGCTCGGGTTCGCATGGCTCGCCCTCGGCAATGCCGGCATCGGCATGGATGTTCCCATGCGGCTGGCCCCGTGGATCGGCGTCTATGGACTCTCGTTTGTCTTCGCGATGATCGCCGCTGCGGTGGCGGCGATGTGGCTGCGCCGCCGGCGCGTGGAGCTCCTCTGGCTGTCGCCGCTGTTGCTGCTCTGGATTCTTCCCCCGCTCGACCGCCGCAGTGTGTATGACCGCGAGGCCGTCGCCCTTCAGCCAAACGTTGCCGCCGATGCCCGCTGGGACGAGCACTCGCTTCGCGATACCACGCGCCGCCTCGCCTTCCGCACCTTGCAGGCCGCGCTCGATCCGGCCCGGCCGCCGGCATCGCTGATCCTGTGGCCCGAAGTGCCGGCGCCCTTCTACTACTACGACGACCCGCAGTTCCGGCGTGAGGTGACCGACACGGCGCGCCTGGCCCGCGCCCCGTTTCTCTTCGGCACCGTGGCCTATACCCCCGGCCACGAGCCGCTGAATTCCGCCGTGCTGCTGGATGCTGCCGGCCGCCTCGCCGGCCGCTACGACAAGGCGCGGCTGGTGCCGTTCGGCGAGTTCGTTCCGGCCGGCTTCCGCTGGATCCGCAAAATCTCTTCCGAAGCCGGAGACTACGCCGCCGGCGAAGGCGCCCGTGTGCTTCAGGCCGGCGACCACGGCCTCGGCGTCTTCATCTGCTACGAGTCCGCCTTCCCGGATTACGTCCGCCAGTTCGCCGCACAGGGCGCGGAGGTCCTCGTCAATCTCACCAACGACGGCTACTTCGGCCGCAGCGCCGCGCGGGCGCAGCACCTGCTGCTGGCGCGCATGCGCGCGGTGGAGAACCGTCGCTGGCTGCTGCGCGCCGCCAACGACGGCATCACCGCTTCCATTGATCCCTCCGGCCAGGTGTGGGCCCGCCTGCCCGAACAGGAACTGCGCGCCGCCAGGCTCCCCTTCCGCTTCCTTTCAACACGCACCTTCTACACGCGGCACGGCGACTGGTTCGCCTGGCTGTGCCTGGCGGCCGGCCTCGGCGCCTTCGCCGCCACGATGATCCCCGTTTACCGCCCGCTTGAATAG
- a CDS encoding ATPase — protein sequence MTAPEAVATASARLQALESTLNSIVRGKPDVVRLSVVCLLARGHLLIEDVPGVGKTTLAHALARSLDCSFHRLQCTSDMLPGDILGVTVFNARTGEFEFKRGPIFTNLLLADEINRTTPKTQSALLEAMNEHQITIDGVTYPMAEPFMVIATQNPVEHHGTYPLPESQMDRFLMRIRVGYPDAASEREIVRAARPATAPDVRPVLRPAELLDIQRAVTSIRVDDALLDYILAIVEATRRHEQLALGVSPRGAQGLYRAAQAMALVEGRDYVLPDDIKRLAVPVFAHRVVLNQRTTLITRSTEVSERILNEILKQIEVPL from the coding sequence ATGACCGCCCCGGAGGCCGTCGCGACGGCATCGGCCCGACTGCAAGCGCTGGAATCGACGCTGAACAGCATTGTCCGCGGAAAGCCGGACGTGGTGCGGCTGTCGGTGGTGTGCCTGCTGGCGCGCGGGCATCTACTGATCGAAGACGTCCCCGGCGTGGGCAAGACGACGCTGGCGCACGCGCTGGCGCGAAGCCTGGATTGCAGCTTCCACCGGTTGCAGTGCACCTCGGACATGCTGCCGGGCGACATCCTCGGCGTGACCGTGTTCAATGCCCGCACCGGCGAGTTTGAGTTCAAGCGGGGGCCGATTTTCACCAACCTGCTGCTGGCCGACGAGATCAACCGGACCACGCCGAAGACGCAGTCGGCGCTGCTCGAGGCGATGAACGAGCACCAGATCACGATCGACGGCGTCACCTATCCGATGGCGGAGCCGTTCATGGTGATCGCCACGCAGAACCCGGTGGAGCACCATGGAACGTACCCGCTGCCGGAGTCGCAGATGGACCGCTTCCTCATGCGCATTCGCGTCGGATATCCGGACGCGGCCAGCGAGCGGGAGATCGTGCGCGCGGCGCGGCCGGCGACGGCGCCCGACGTGAGGCCGGTGCTGCGGCCGGCGGAGCTGCTCGACATCCAGCGCGCGGTAACGTCGATCCGCGTGGATGACGCGCTGCTGGACTACATCCTCGCGATCGTCGAGGCGACGCGCCGCCACGAACAGCTGGCCCTGGGCGTCAGCCCGCGCGGCGCGCAGGGTCTGTACCGCGCCGCGCAGGCGATGGCGCTTGTCGAAGGGCGCGACTATGTGCTCCCGGACGACATCAAGCGCCTGGCCGTGCCGGTGTTCGCGCACCGCGTGGTGCTGAACCAGCGCACCACGCTGATCACGCGCTCCACCGAGGTGAGCGAGCGGATCCTGAACGAAATCCTCAAGCAGATCGAAGTCCCACTGTAG
- a CDS encoding peptidase S9, whose translation MKRYLFALFCLSLSAADRWTVDDILLQEQVGSLELSRDGRAAVFVKSRIDKEKGESVSHLWLKRFGEAEAIQLTRGQDGASSPKFSPSGRLIAFLTSRRPAGAPAQPAGGPGEPAGQQVWLMYAYGGEPWPLTRFERGVRSFDWISDDAIAVAAPEDPSLYDQKIKEAKDTSRVVDDEEHEPPVRLFRVEVKGGKVTRITSNRDRITSVDVSPDGQWALTVHNRSLAEIYNQKIKPATFLTRLSSGESVELFAGQKLYPRSFHWKADSKSFYFTAPYTTHPYLYNASVTRLYHFPMALAEPLAAAATAKPVEVALDWDNGLAASPAVAPDGFVALLANGARNRVARYYETGNAWRREWIDEPDVHQVSVSTDGGRIVYVRSNASTPPVFMAARLAGSRFEEPAPFIETNENFRKKTIAKTEVIRWKGALDDEIEGILYYPHDYQPGRKYPLVVMIHGGPHGHDPDAFRESWAYPHQLYAQRGAFILKPNYHGSSNYGLKFGESISGGKYNELEWIDVEKGVDHLIAKGLVDPEKLGVLGWSNGSIISIELSVRTTRYKAVGAGAGDVNWTSDWGNAVFGDAFEQYYLGKTPMDDPDFYVKKSPLFKMEKVTSPTIIFFGTEDRQVPTEQGWQHYRALQHYGKTPVRFILFPGEPHSLRKYVHQKRKVEEELAWFDRYLFGAAPAENPSLKPNSPLAALQRLKSLPEVPETVDRGSIAIGRFEVTRAQFRAFDPGYSVPAGTELYPATNVPFEKAQQYCEWLSKKTGQKYRLGSEDELESLLDRNRNENTLDFWAGYAVNYDDAARLRELVDQAGPGALLRPVGSFAGSGEDPLFDLGGNAAEWVVGKDGKGKVLGGSADQPADAKAPVTSRPDYIGFRVVRDK comes from the coding sequence ATGAAGCGGTACCTCTTCGCCCTCTTCTGCCTGTCGTTATCCGCCGCAGATCGGTGGACCGTGGATGACATCCTGCTTCAGGAGCAGGTGGGCAGCCTGGAGCTCTCCCGCGACGGCCGCGCGGCTGTCTTCGTGAAGTCGCGCATCGACAAGGAAAAGGGCGAATCCGTCAGCCACCTCTGGCTGAAGCGCTTCGGCGAGGCGGAGGCCATCCAGCTCACTCGTGGCCAGGACGGCGCGTCCAGCCCGAAGTTTTCTCCCTCGGGGCGGCTGATCGCATTTCTCACCAGCCGCCGCCCCGCCGGCGCACCCGCACAGCCGGCAGGCGGCCCCGGCGAACCGGCCGGCCAGCAGGTCTGGCTGATGTACGCTTACGGCGGCGAGCCGTGGCCGCTGACCCGTTTCGAACGCGGCGTGCGCTCCTTTGACTGGATCAGCGACGATGCCATCGCCGTCGCCGCCCCGGAAGACCCGTCGCTGTATGACCAGAAGATCAAGGAGGCGAAGGATACCTCGCGTGTCGTGGATGACGAAGAGCACGAGCCGCCCGTTCGTCTGTTCCGCGTCGAGGTCAAGGGCGGCAAAGTGACGCGCATCACTTCAAATCGCGACCGCATCACCAGCGTGGATGTCTCGCCGGACGGCCAGTGGGCACTCACCGTCCACAACCGCAGCCTCGCTGAAATCTACAACCAGAAGATCAAACCCGCCACATTTCTCACCCGGCTGTCGAGCGGGGAGAGCGTCGAGCTGTTCGCGGGACAAAAACTCTACCCGCGCTCATTCCACTGGAAAGCCGATTCGAAATCGTTCTATTTCACCGCCCCCTATACGACGCATCCCTACCTCTACAACGCCAGCGTCACCCGGCTTTACCATTTCCCAATGGCGCTGGCCGAGCCGCTTGCCGCCGCCGCCACCGCAAAGCCCGTCGAGGTGGCGTTGGACTGGGACAACGGTCTGGCCGCCTCTCCCGCAGTCGCCCCGGATGGCTTCGTGGCCCTGCTTGCCAACGGCGCCCGCAACCGGGTGGCGCGCTACTACGAGACCGGCAACGCCTGGCGGCGCGAGTGGATCGACGAGCCGGACGTTCATCAGGTGTCCGTCTCGACGGACGGCGGCCGGATCGTCTATGTCCGCTCGAATGCCTCGACCCCGCCCGTCTTCATGGCGGCGCGGCTGGCGGGCAGCCGCTTCGAGGAGCCGGCGCCGTTCATTGAAACCAACGAGAATTTCAGAAAGAAAACGATCGCAAAAACGGAGGTCATCCGCTGGAAGGGCGCACTGGATGACGAAATCGAGGGCATTCTCTACTATCCCCACGACTACCAGCCCGGCAGGAAGTATCCGCTGGTGGTGATGATCCACGGCGGGCCTCACGGCCATGACCCGGATGCTTTCCGCGAAAGCTGGGCCTATCCACACCAGTTGTACGCGCAGCGCGGCGCCTTTATCCTGAAGCCCAACTACCACGGTTCCTCAAATTACGGACTAAAATTCGGCGAGTCGATCTCCGGCGGAAAGTACAACGAGCTCGAATGGATCGACGTGGAAAAAGGCGTCGATCATCTCATCGCCAAAGGCCTTGTCGATCCTGAAAAACTCGGCGTTCTGGGCTGGTCCAACGGTTCGATCATCAGTATCGAGCTCTCGGTGCGGACAACCCGCTACAAGGCAGTGGGCGCCGGCGCCGGCGACGTCAACTGGACCAGCGACTGGGGCAACGCCGTCTTCGGCGACGCCTTCGAACAGTACTACCTCGGCAAGACGCCGATGGACGATCCCGATTTCTATGTAAAAAAGTCGCCGCTTTTCAAAATGGAAAAGGTCACCAGCCCGACCATCATTTTCTTCGGCACGGAAGACCGCCAGGTGCCCACCGAGCAGGGCTGGCAGCATTACCGCGCGCTGCAACACTACGGAAAAACGCCGGTGCGTTTCATTCTCTTCCCTGGCGAACCGCACAGCCTGCGCAAGTACGTCCACCAGAAGCGCAAGGTGGAGGAGGAGCTGGCCTGGTTCGACAGGTACCTGTTCGGCGCGGCGCCGGCCGAAAATCCTTCGCTCAAGCCGAATTCCCCGCTGGCCGCCCTTCAGCGCCTCAAGTCGTTGCCGGAAGTCCCCGAAACCGTGGACCGCGGCTCCATCGCCATTGGCCGGTTTGAAGTCACCCGCGCCCAGTTCCGGGCCTTCGACCCCGGCTATTCCGTCCCGGCCGGAACCGAGCTCTACCCGGCCACGAACGTGCCCTTCGAAAAAGCGCAGCAATATTGCGAGTGGCTCTCGAAAAAAACCGGCCAGAAATACCGTCTCGGCAGCGAGGACGAACTCGAGAGCCTGCTCGATCGGAACCGGAACGAGAACACGCTCGATTTCTGGGCCGGCTATGCGGTGAACTACGATGACGCCGCACGGCTCCGGGAACTGGTGGACCAGGCCGGCCCGGGCGCGCTGCTGCGCCCTGTCGGCTCCTTCGCCGGCTCCGGTGAGGACCCGTTGTTCGACCTCGGCGGGAACGCGGCCGAATGGGTCGTGGGCAAGGACGGCAAGGGCAAGGTCCTTGGCGGCAGCGCCGACCAGCCTGCCGACGCGAAGGCGCCGGTGACCTCGCGGCCTGACTACATCGGGTTCCGCGTTGTCCGGGACAAGTAA
- a CDS encoding putative ABC transporter ATP-binding protein: protein MSAAARVENLEFAWGGRTVLRGVSFLLASGESAGLVGPNGAGKTTLLWCLMGLLRPSAGRVDVSERFAAVFQNPEDQLFMPSVLDDIMLPLENRGLPREEARRRALAALAATGLDGAADRPAHQLSLGEQKRAALAAALALEPDLLLLDEPTSELDPRSCRLLASHLNRLGCAKLIASHHLDFLARTTTRLLILDEGLIVADGPTHELLADAELLLRHGLK, encoded by the coding sequence ATGAGCGCTGCGGCGCGCGTCGAAAATCTGGAGTTCGCCTGGGGCGGCCGGACAGTTCTACGAGGCGTGTCGTTCCTGCTCGCTTCTGGAGAGAGCGCCGGACTGGTAGGTCCCAACGGCGCAGGCAAAACGACCCTGCTGTGGTGCCTGATGGGGCTGCTGAGGCCCTCAGCCGGCCGCGTGGATGTGAGCGAACGTTTCGCCGCGGTGTTTCAGAATCCGGAAGACCAGCTCTTCATGCCGTCCGTGCTCGACGACATCATGCTGCCGCTCGAAAACCGCGGCCTGCCTCGCGAAGAGGCGCGGCGGCGCGCCCTGGCGGCCCTCGCCGCCACGGGGCTGGATGGGGCTGCGGACCGGCCGGCGCACCAGTTGAGCCTTGGCGAGCAGAAGCGGGCGGCGCTCGCTGCCGCGCTCGCCCTGGAGCCGGACCTCCTGCTGCTGGACGAGCCCACCAGCGAGCTCGACCCGCGTTCCTGCCGCCTTCTTGCCAGCCACCTGAACCGCCTCGGCTGCGCGAAGCTGATCGCCAGTCATCATCTGGATTTCCTCGCCCGCACCACCACGCGGCTCCTCATTCTCGATGAGGGCCTCATCGTGGCCGACGGGCCCACACACGAACTGCTTGCGGACGCGGAGCTCCTGCTCCGGCACGGGCTGAAGTAG
- the pgi gene encoding glucose-6-phosphate isomerase produces MPLYKRYLEYLVTEPATGLSLDISRMNFSSAWLDSMEPAMQRAYEEMTQLEKGSIANPDENRMVGHYWLRAPALAPSADIRIAIEETQARVREFAARIHDTGFFTDVLSIGIGGSALGPMFLADALGHPRRDRMRLHFLDNTDPDGIERVFSALEGRLDRTLVIVISKSGTTPETHNGMKLAEAAFTRDGLAFAPQAVAVTMPGSKLDRYAQENGWLERFPMFDWVGGRTSVTSAVGLLPAALQGLDTQGLLEGAARMDEATRSRITRRNPAALLALMWHYATGGRGRKDMVILPYKDRLLLFGRYLQQLIMESLGKQFDRDGRLVEQGITVYGNKGSTDQHAYVQQLREGVNNFFVTFIRVLEDGGDALELEPGVRAGDYLDGFLLGTRQALTENGRESILITIPRVDAHSVGALIALYERATGFYASLVNINAYHQPGVEAGKKAAAALLELQKRLLAALGPAAKPVDRLAAEAGADSEEAVALILEHLAANGRVKASRAGYSL; encoded by the coding sequence ATGCCACTGTACAAGCGTTATCTCGAGTACTTGGTGACCGAGCCTGCCACCGGCCTGAGCCTGGACATTTCGCGGATGAACTTTTCCAGCGCCTGGCTGGACTCGATGGAGCCTGCCATGCAGCGCGCCTATGAGGAAATGACGCAGCTTGAGAAAGGCTCCATCGCCAACCCGGACGAGAACCGGATGGTGGGCCACTACTGGTTGCGCGCGCCGGCGCTGGCGCCTTCGGCCGACATCCGGATCGCGATCGAAGAGACGCAGGCGCGCGTTCGCGAGTTCGCGGCGCGGATCCACGACACAGGCTTCTTCACGGATGTGCTCAGCATCGGCATCGGCGGATCCGCGCTGGGGCCCATGTTTCTGGCCGACGCGCTGGGCCATCCACGGCGAGACCGCATGCGGCTGCACTTTCTGGACAACACCGATCCGGACGGCATCGAACGGGTTTTCAGCGCACTGGAGGGACGGCTGGACCGCACGCTGGTCATTGTGATCTCGAAGAGCGGCACGACGCCGGAAACGCACAACGGCATGAAGCTGGCCGAGGCGGCGTTTACCCGCGACGGCCTCGCCTTTGCACCGCAGGCGGTGGCAGTGACCATGCCCGGCTCAAAGCTTGACCGATATGCGCAGGAGAACGGCTGGCTGGAGCGCTTTCCGATGTTCGACTGGGTGGGCGGCCGCACATCGGTGACTTCCGCAGTAGGGCTGCTGCCGGCCGCATTGCAGGGCCTGGACACGCAGGGGCTGCTCGAAGGCGCCGCGCGAATGGATGAGGCGACGCGGTCCCGCATCACACGGCGCAACCCGGCGGCGCTGCTGGCATTGATGTGGCACTATGCGACCGGCGGCCGCGGCCGCAAGGACATGGTGATCCTCCCCTACAAGGACCGGCTGTTGCTGTTCGGCCGCTATCTCCAGCAGCTCATCATGGAGTCGCTGGGAAAACAGTTCGACCGCGACGGACGGCTGGTGGAGCAGGGCATCACCGTTTACGGCAACAAGGGCTCGACGGACCAGCACGCCTATGTGCAGCAGTTGCGGGAGGGCGTGAACAATTTCTTCGTCACCTTCATCCGCGTGCTGGAAGACGGCGGCGACGCGCTGGAGCTGGAGCCAGGCGTGCGCGCCGGCGATTATCTGGACGGATTTCTGCTCGGCACCCGGCAGGCGCTGACCGAGAACGGGCGCGAATCCATTCTGATCACGATTCCGCGCGTGGACGCCCACAGCGTGGGCGCGCTGATCGCGCTCTACGAGCGGGCCACGGGGTTCTATGCCTCGCTGGTCAACATCAACGCCTATCATCAGCCCGGCGTGGAGGCCGGCAAGAAGGCGGCGGCGGCGCTGCTGGAGCTCCAGAAGAGGCTGCTTGCGGCGCTGGGCCCAGCGGCCAAGCCGGTGGACCGGCTGGCGGCCGAAGCGGGCGCGGACTCCGAGGAGGCGGTGGCGCTGATCCTCGAACACCTGGCGGCGAACGGGCGCGTGAAGGCATCCAGGGCCGGTTACAGCCTGTAA
- the ychF gene encoding ribosome-binding ATPase YchF, giving the protein MKTAIIGLPMTGKTSLFTILTGVHETARTGAMETKVGVTKVPDPRLEALAKVFSPQKVTHATIEFIDFPSISRESLRDPSLLASLRVADALAHVVRLFEDDTVPHEKGSIDPMRDIADVDTELVLSDLAVVEKRLERLEKDRRKMKDPGLDREFELLEQARRMLENGEPLRGWDLQGEDEKRLRGFQFLSQKPILFVLNVGEKDAPRMTEIEQEYREKLLSGKSRSEVTAVCGKIEAELAELSPEEQKEYLASYGLPGSSLDRLVSVMYRLLGLMSFLTAGETEVRAWTIPVNSTAVKAAGAIHSDFEKKFIRAEVVPWQALVEHGGYASAREKGLLRLEGRDYIVKDGDVLVIRHG; this is encoded by the coding sequence ATGAAAACTGCCATCATCGGCCTGCCCATGACGGGCAAGACCAGCCTCTTCACGATTCTGACCGGCGTGCATGAGACGGCACGCACCGGCGCGATGGAAACGAAAGTGGGCGTGACGAAGGTGCCGGACCCGCGGCTGGAAGCGCTGGCAAAGGTGTTTTCGCCGCAAAAGGTGACGCACGCGACGATCGAGTTCATCGATTTTCCTTCGATTTCCCGCGAGTCGCTGCGCGATCCGTCGCTGCTGGCCAGCCTGCGCGTCGCGGATGCGCTGGCGCATGTCGTCCGGCTGTTCGAGGACGACACGGTTCCCCACGAGAAAGGCTCGATCGATCCGATGCGCGACATCGCCGATGTGGACACGGAACTGGTGCTGAGCGACCTCGCGGTGGTCGAAAAGCGGCTCGAACGGCTGGAAAAGGACCGCAGGAAGATGAAGGACCCGGGACTGGACCGCGAGTTCGAGCTGCTCGAGCAGGCGCGGCGGATGCTCGAAAACGGCGAGCCGCTGCGCGGCTGGGACCTCCAGGGCGAGGACGAAAAGCGGCTGCGCGGTTTCCAGTTTCTTTCGCAGAAACCGATTCTTTTTGTGCTGAATGTGGGCGAAAAAGACGCGCCCCGCATGACGGAAATCGAGCAGGAATACCGGGAAAAACTGCTCTCTGGAAAGAGCCGCTCCGAAGTGACCGCAGTCTGCGGGAAGATCGAGGCGGAGCTGGCCGAGCTGAGTCCCGAGGAGCAGAAAGAATACCTGGCCTCCTACGGGCTGCCCGGTTCGAGCCTGGACCGGCTGGTGAGCGTCATGTACCGGCTGCTTGGGCTGATGAGTTTCCTGACCGCCGGCGAGACCGAGGTGCGCGCCTGGACCATCCCGGTGAATTCCACCGCAGTGAAGGCGGCCGGAGCCATCCACTCGGACTTCGAAAAGAAGTTCATCCGCGCCGAGGTGGTGCCGTGGCAGGCGCTCGTGGAGCACGGCGGCTATGCCAGCGCGCGTGAAAAAGGGCTGCTGCGCCTGGAGGGCAGGGACTACATCGTCAAGGACGGCGACGTGCTCGTCATCCGCCACGGGTGA
- a CDS encoding ligand-gated channel — translation MPRTVSFLPLFFSLILGAAQSGGPAIQVVDPTGALIPDAVIERNGSAARISAPGFAAKTVMLPEGQSEIRVTLEPAPLRTTVDVVVRASGAETAQSVSTSALEIEATGARTVLDAVDRLAPSAFVTRRGIMGYGIATNGTGAVSIRGIGGSPNTGVLIVVDGRPDFQALMGHPLPDLYTLSDAASVRVTLGPASVLYGSNAMGGAVEVIPARPEAGFQTRLTSSLGSWWTTQNRLNHAARFSRAFYSLNAGYSGTSGERPSSDFRSPDGTFTFGGDLSEHWKASLESRYGFFHVEDPGPFFAPLQGSYARVGRGGYSLNLNNSYGRTYGYVRQYGAWGRHFITDGFRSTDSTKGLRAVQTFALRPDLTLDLGGDFNHYGGRARNIKSRLDYGAHTLDEGAGFSRVQWQAAPRLLFNGGYRYHRHSVYGSLSVPEASATVRVSRMVSWSAGVSRGFRNPTIRELYLFPAPNPGLQPERLWHWHSTFYVQPHRTLSAWATGYYSSLSDQIVTLGRFPNLRLENTGRAILRGADLNAQWQPSRAWRFSAGAGLLRSAQIAPLLPKNKFNGAIQFSKSRFSANLSAMLVGRRFANTARTATLGGYPLLTLQASWRVSRRTTFFVLGDNLLNHRYEVLPGYTMPGANAAAGWTLSF, via the coding sequence ATGCCCCGGACCGTTTCGTTTCTTCCGCTCTTTTTCTCCTTGATCCTCGGCGCTGCGCAATCTGGCGGACCCGCCATCCAGGTGGTGGATCCCACAGGCGCGCTGATCCCGGATGCCGTTATCGAACGCAATGGGTCGGCGGCGCGCATCAGCGCGCCGGGTTTTGCGGCAAAGACGGTCATGCTGCCTGAAGGGCAGTCCGAAATCCGCGTCACCCTGGAACCCGCGCCTCTCAGAACCACCGTGGACGTGGTGGTGCGCGCCTCCGGCGCGGAAACAGCCCAGAGTGTTTCAACGAGTGCGCTCGAGATCGAGGCCACCGGCGCCCGAACCGTTCTCGACGCGGTGGACCGGCTTGCGCCGTCGGCGTTTGTCACCCGGCGCGGCATCATGGGCTACGGCATCGCCACCAATGGCACGGGCGCGGTAAGCATCCGCGGCATTGGCGGCAGCCCGAACACCGGCGTGCTGATTGTCGTCGACGGCCGCCCGGACTTTCAGGCACTGATGGGCCATCCGCTGCCCGATCTGTACACGCTATCCGATGCGGCCTCCGTGCGGGTGACGCTGGGCCCGGCTTCCGTTCTTTACGGATCCAACGCGATGGGAGGCGCCGTCGAGGTGATCCCGGCGCGGCCCGAGGCGGGGTTCCAGACGCGTCTTACCTCTTCGCTGGGATCGTGGTGGACCACGCAGAACCGCCTGAATCATGCGGCCAGATTTTCCCGTGCATTTTATTCCCTGAACGCCGGCTATTCGGGCACTTCCGGCGAGCGCCCGTCGTCTGATTTTCGCAGCCCGGACGGTACGTTCACGTTCGGGGGCGATCTCTCAGAGCACTGGAAAGCATCGCTCGAAAGCCGATATGGATTTTTCCATGTGGAAGACCCGGGCCCCTTTTTCGCGCCGTTGCAGGGCAGTTACGCACGCGTCGGCCGCGGCGGCTACAGCCTGAATCTCAACAACTCCTACGGACGAACCTACGGATACGTGCGACAGTACGGGGCCTGGGGGAGGCACTTCATAACCGATGGATTCCGTTCCACGGACTCCACCAAAGGCCTGCGCGCCGTGCAGACTTTCGCCCTGCGGCCGGACCTGACGCTCGATCTGGGCGGCGATTTCAACCACTACGGAGGCCGGGCCCGCAACATAAAATCCCGGCTGGATTACGGCGCTCACACGCTGGATGAAGGCGCTGGATTTTCCCGCGTGCAGTGGCAGGCCGCGCCGCGGCTGCTCTTCAACGGCGGCTACCGCTATCACCGGCATTCGGTCTACGGCAGTCTCTCCGTGCCGGAGGCTTCCGCAACCGTCAGGGTCTCCCGCATGGTTTCCTGGTCGGCGGGAGTAAGCCGGGGTTTCCGCAACCCAACCATCCGCGAGCTGTACCTGTTCCCCGCTCCGAACCCCGGCCTGCAACCGGAAAGGCTCTGGCACTGGCATTCGACGTTCTACGTGCAGCCCCATCGCACGCTTTCTGCCTGGGCAACGGGCTATTATTCTTCGCTTTCCGATCAGATCGTCACGCTCGGGCGCTTCCCGAACCTGCGGCTGGAAAATACCGGGCGCGCCATTCTGCGCGGGGCGGATCTGAATGCCCAGTGGCAGCCTTCGCGCGCGTGGCGATTCAGCGCCGGAGCCGGACTGCTCCGTTCGGCCCAGATCGCCCCGCTGCTGCCCAAAAACAAGTTTAACGGCGCCATCCAGTTCTCCAAAAGCCGCTTCTCCGCCAACCTTTCGGCGATGCTCGTAGGACGCCGCTTCGCCAACACGGCGCGTACGGCCACTCTTGGCGGCTATCCGCTGCTGACGCTCCAGGCGTCCTGGCGTGTCAGCCGCCGCACCACGTTCTTCGTGCTGGGCGACAATCTGCTGAATCACCGCTACGAGGTGCTGCCCGGTTACACGATGCCCGGCGCAAACGCTGCGGCGGGATGGACGCTGAGCTTTTGA